In Spirochaetota bacterium, one genomic interval encodes:
- a CDS encoding PrsW family glutamic-type intramembrane protease has protein sequence MLYKYTSSVYNVAGLGFACVENIMYVMNHGMSTALIRAFTAVPMHALVPGIMGYFIGRSNTMRGAPVIGISAGLFIAMALHGLYDFILFHYAGRSVEDGGPIAYSIIPLVIILWFVLRWLMRRHVADDRASGRA, from the coding sequence ATCCTTTACAAATACACCTCTTCTGTATACAATGTCGCCGGTCTCGGTTTTGCCTGTGTGGAGAATATCATGTATGTGATGAACCATGGGATGTCTACGGCGCTCATTCGGGCGTTCACTGCCGTTCCGATGCATGCCCTTGTGCCCGGCATCATGGGGTATTTCATAGGCCGCTCGAATACGATGCGAGGCGCCCCTGTGATCGGGATCTCTGCGGGATTGTTCATCGCGATGGCACTGCATGGGCTTTACGACTTCATCCTGTTCCATTATGCGGGCCGTTCGGTCGAGGATGGCGGACCCATCGCGTACTCGATAATCCCGCTCGTTATCATACTCTGGTTCGTCCTGCGCTGGCTCATGCGCCGGCATGTGGCGGACGATCGTGCGTCGGGGCGTGCATGA